The sequence GTACGGGCATCGCGGCCGGCGACGCGGCCCCGGGCGGGGCACGCCGCCGTACCGCGGCCCTCGTCTGACCGGTGAGGTCCTGGGCCGGTGAGGTCGCCCAGGGCCGGTGAGGACCTAGACCTCCAGCTCCTCCTCGATCCGCTTGAGCTGGTGGCGGGCCATCGCCAGGTTGGCCCGGGTGGAGTCCAGGACCAGGTAGAGGAACAGGCCGTTGCCGCCGCGCCCCTTGAGCAGGCGGATCAGGTGGTACTGGTCGGAGAGCGTGATGAGGACGTCCTCGATCTCGCTCTTGATGCCCAGCATCTCCATCGTGCGCATCTTGGCGCGGATCACATCGGTGTTGCCGGCGGCGGCCACGTTCAGGTCGAAGGTCGTGCCGCCGCCCATCGTGCCCAGCGCCATCCCGCTGGTGTAGTCGACGAGCGCGACGCCGGTGGCGCCCTCGATCGAGGTCAGCGCCTCTTTGAGGGCGGTCTCGGTGTTGGACATCTCGGGTCCTCTCAACTGTCGGTTGTGGTGGGTGCGGTGGTCGTGCGCGGGGTCCGCGTGGCGCGGGCGCGCGGGGGCGGCGCGGTGGCCTGGCGCGCGGGCGCGTTCCGGGCGGCCTCGGCCTCGGCGGCGTCCAGGACCTCGCCGATCCGGGCGCCGGAGCGGCGGCCCTCCAGATGGAGCCGCCCGACGTTGACCCGGTCCTGCGCGAGCAGGGTCAGTACGGCGCTGCGCCCGGCGGCGTAGGTGGCGACGTAGCCGCGCTCGCCGCGCACCAGCAGTTCCCGCAGGCCGCCGTTGCCGGTGGCGTCGGAGACCCGCACGGAGACGCCGAGCGCGGCCGCGGTGAGCGCCGCGAGCCCGTCGGGGTCGACGCCGGGCGTGTCGTGGGCGACGACGAGTCCGTCGACGCCGGCCGCGAGCGAGCCGGTGAGCTGCGGCACCCGGGTGCGCAGCCGGTGCAGCTCCTCCAGGACGGTCCCAAGGGCGTCCTCGGACACCATCAGCTCTCTCCTCTCGGCGGGGCGTGGCCGTTCAAAGGGCCTCCAGCGCATCCCTGAGCCTCTTCAGCAGCGCGATGTCGGGGTCGGTGACCGGGGGCAGCGGCGGCGGAAGGTTCCGGGCCCGCTCCGGTGCGGTCGGGGGCGGTGCCGCCGCGGGGACGGGCACGGCCGGCGCCAGGGGCCGAAGGTGCCCGGCCGCCGCCAGCCTGCGCACGTCGACCAGGGTGTGGAACGCCTGCCGGCCCAGCTCCCGGGCGATGTGGGCGGCCGTACGGGTGCCGTCCACGCGGTCCAGGACGGCGCGCTGGCGGGGGGCGACGGGGGTGCGGCGGGCGGGTCCCGCCGGTGCGCGGGGCGCGGGCCCGGCGTCCCGGGGGAGGAGGGGGTCCGCGCGGATCAGGGGCGCGGTGTCGGCGGCCGGGTCGGGCCACAGCCGGTGCAGTTGCAGCCGGCGGCGCAGGGTCTCGCGTTCCAGCGCGACCACCGGGACCGAGGGCAGCGGGCCGGTGCGGGGTGCGCCGTCGTAGTGGAACCGGCCCGGGGTACTGCTGGGTGCCAGGGCGAAGTACCCGGCGTCGTACAGCGCGTCCAGATGGCACAGTTCCAGCGCGCCGGCGGGTAACAGGCCGGACTCCAGGAGGAGTTCGGCCGCGTGTAACAGGCCCTCGGCCGCGGCGGCGGCCCGCTGCCAGGCGGCGGCGGCCAGGGTGCCGTGGGCCGTGAGGAGCACGTCGAGACCCGGGGCGAGGGGGCTCTCGGCGTGCACCACCCGGCCCTCGGTGAGGTACAGGGTGCCGTGCTCGCGGACCAGGACGCCGGTGGCCCGCTCCTCGGCCAGCCGGTTCAGCATCGGGGACAGCGCGCGGGCGGCGGCCCTGTCCCGCACCGGCAGCGGCGGCGGTGGCGTACGGACCATGGTCATCCCAGCACCAGGCGCGCGGCCATCTCGCCGAGCCGGATCCGGGCGAGCGCGAGATTGCCCTCCTCGCGCCCCAGCCACAGATGCAGGAACACACTGCTGTCGAAGGACGTGTCGATGAAGCGCAGCAGGTGATAGCTGTCCGCGTTGCTGACGATCACGTCGTCCACCGGCGGCCGGTCCGCCCCCTGGGCCGTGAAGGTGCGGTGCTCGGCCGCCAGCCGGGCCAGTTCGGCGGCCTCGGCGGCGGCCGTCTCGTGGTCGCCGCCGGGCGCCTCCCCGACCGTGCCGAGCGCGAGGCCGCTCGTCCAGTCCACCAGCGCGGCACCCCGGGCACCGGGCAAACGCATCGCTTCCAGCAGGCACTCGTCGATTCCGGGCACCGCGTGGCTCCCCTCCCGCTGGGACTCCGGCTGAGTGATCCCGACACTACGCAACGTGTGGGGGAGGGGTGAGCTGTTTGGCATTTTCCAGTGGAACATGCGTCCGGCGGGCTAGAGTTGGTCAACTGACCCATGGGTCAGCTGAGTTAAACCATTTGTTCGAGTGAGGCGGGGGCGCGTCAACGGCTCCCGGGTGCACGCAGGGTGGTGAGCGCCGAGGCGTGCGCGCCCCCGGACTCCGCCACCACCTCCGCGATCGTCTGCGGCTCCCGCACGGTCGCGAAGGCCACGCCCCCCGCGCCGTCCGGCGCGAAGCCGTAGATCCCGGGCCGGGCGAGGGAGTTGTAGGCGTAGTGGTGCGCGAAGTAGTACGCGCCCGTGTCCAGCGCCGCCGCGTAGTCCCCCTGCTCCAGCTCCGGCAGCGCGCGCCCCTCGGCCAGCAGGTCGCCGGAGAAGCAGGCCGGGCCCGCCACGTCCTGCACCACCTCGGGCCCCGGCTTCGGCCGCCCCTTGGCGTCGTACGCGGCGATCCGCAGCGGCCACGCCCCCGGCGCGTACACCGTCCGCGTCGCCACCTGCACGCCCGCGTGCGTCACCGCGATCCGCCGCCCGCCCGAGCGCTTGGCGTACTCCACCCGCGCCACCACCGTGCCGTGCTTGGCCAGCAGCGACCGCCCGAACTCGGTCACCAGCCCGTACCGCCCCGCGCACAGCCCCGGCACCGCCTCGGCCAGCAGCCGCGCGTACCGCGCGTACGACGGCTCCGTCGCCTCGCCCGCGAAGTTCACCGGGAGCCCGCCGCCGATGTCGAGCGTGTCGATCTGCCGCCGCCCGACCCGCGCGTTGATCTCCTCCGCCAGCACGTACGTCTCCGCCACGCCCCGCGCCAGCAGCTCCAGCGGAATGCCCTGCGAGCCGGTGTGCGCGTGCAGCCGGGTCAGCCACGGCCGCCGCGCGTACGCCGCCACGACCCACTCGCGCGCCCCCTCGTCGCGCAGCGCCACCCCGAACTTCGAGGTCTCGGTCGCCGTCGAGGTCGCCCCGATGCTGCCGCCGCCGATCTGCGGATTGACCCGGATGCCGAGCGGGGACCGGGTCGGCGCGGACCTCGTCAGGGCGTCCAGGCGGTCCAGCTCCTGCGGGTTGTCCGCGTTCACGGCGACGCCCAGCGCCAGCGCCTCGCGCAGCTCCGCCGGGGTCTTGGCGGGCGAGTCCAGCACGGTGTGCGCCGCCGGTACGCCGGCCGCGCGCGCCAGCGCCAGCTCGCCGGGGCTCGCCACCTCGGCGCCGATGCCCTCCTCGTGCAGCAGCCGCAGCACCGGCACCAGCGGGGACGCCTTCACCGCGAACGCGTGCAGCACCGGGGTGCCGGGCGCGAGGACCGCCTCGAACGCCGTCCGCAGCGCCGCCGCCGACTCCCGGATGCCCCGCGCGTCGAGCAGCCCCGCCACCGCCGCGTCCGGCCCCAGCAGGCCCTGTTCCACGGCGGCGCGCACCGCCTCGTCCCGGCGCCCGGACCGCTCCCGCGCCTCGGCCTCGCCCTCGTGGTCCACCGCGACTCCCTCCTGTCGGACGTCAGCTGCTTCCAGCCAAACACCCGGGACGCGCGGACGGGGCCGCCCCGATGTATTGACTAGTTCTATTCATGCAGCCAGGATGTGAATAGACGTAGCAACAGCAGGAGGCAGACGATGTCGGGACCCCGCCCCGTACGAGCACCGCGCGGCACGGAACTCAGCGCCCTGGGCTGGCAGCAGGAAGCCGCCCTGCGCATGCTCCAGAACAACCTCGACCCCGAGGTGGCCGAGCACCCCGACAAGCTCGTCGTCTACGGCGGCACCGGCAAGGCCGCCCGTGACTGGCGCTCCTTCGACGCGATGGTGCGCACCCTGCGCACCCTCAAGCAGGACGAGACCATGCTGGTCCAGTCCGGCCGCCCGGTCGGCGTGATGCAGACCCACGAGTGGGCGCCGCGCGTCCTCATCGCCAACTCCAACCTGGTCGGCGACTGGGCCAACTGGGAGGAGTTCCGCCGCCTGGAGGCCCTCGGCCTGACCATGTACGGCCAGATGACCGCCGGGTCCTGGATCTACATCGGCACCCAGGGCATCCTCCAGGGCACCTACGAGACCTTCGCCGCCGTCGCCGCCAAGAAGTTCGGCGGCACCCTCGCCGGGACCATCACCCTCACCGCCGGGCTCGGCGGCATGGGCGGCGCCCAGCCGCTCGCCGTCACCATGAACGACGGCGTCGCCCTCTGCATCGACTGCGACCCGCGCGCCATCGAGCGCCGCATCGAGCACCGCTACCTGGACGTCAGGGCCGACAGCCTCGACCACGCGCTCCAGCTCGCGACCGAGGCCCGCGACGCCCGCCGCCCGCTGTCCATCGGCGTCCTCGGCAACGCGGCCGAGCTGGTCCCGCAGCTGCTCGCGATGAACGCCCCCATCGACATCGTCACCGACCAGACCTCCGCCCACGACCCGCTGGCCTACCTGCCGGTCGGCGTCGCCTTCGAGGACATGGCCGACGCCGCCGCGAAGGACCCGGCCGGGTTCACCACACGGGCGCGCGAGTCGATGGCCACGCACGTCGAGGCCATGGTCGGCTTCATGGACGCCGGCGCCGAGGTCTTCGACTACGGCAACTCCATCCGCGGCGAGGCCCAGCTCGCCGGGTACGACCGCGCGTTCGCCTTCCCCGGCTTCGTGCCCGCCTACATCCGGCCGCTGTTCTGCGAGGGCAAGGGCCCCTTCCGCTGGGCCGCGCTGTCCGGCGAGGCGGCGGACATCGCCAAGACCGACAAGGCGCTCCTCGAACTCTTCCCCGAGAACGAGTCCCTCGCCCGCTGGATCAAGATGGCCGGCGAGCGGGTCCACTTCCAGGGCCTGCCCGCGCGCATCTGCTGGCTCGGCTACGGCGAGCGGGACAAGGCCGGCGAGCGCTTCAACGACATGGTCGCCTCCGGTGAGCTGGCCGCGCCGCTCGCCATCGGCCGTGACCACCTCGACTGCGGCTCCGTCGCCTCGCCGTACCGCGAGACCGAGGCCATGCTCGACGGCTCCGACGCGATCGCCGACTGGCCGCTGCTGAACGCCATGGTCAACGTGGCCTCCGGCGCGTCCTGGGTCTCCATCCACCACGGCGGCGGCGTGGGCATGGGCCGCTCCATCCACGCCGGCCAGGTCACCGTCGCCGACGGCACCAGGCTCGGCGGCGAGAAGATCCGCCGCGTGCTCACCAACGACCCGGGCATGGGCGTCATCCGGCACGTGGACGCCGGGTACGACATCGCGGAGTCCGTCGCCGCTGAGCGGGGGGTCCGGGTGCCGATGCGCGAAGGTGACGAGGCGTGACACCGAGTTCTGGCGAAGACGGCAGCCCTTCGGCGGGGGCGCAGGGTTCGCCGCCGACTGCGGGTTCGGCTGTGCCCACCCGTTCCGCCCTGCGGAACGGCTGCCCACAGCCCGGGCGGCCCGTGGTGCCTGGATCCTCCTTCCAGGAGATGTGGCGGGAGCTGCTGCCGATCGGCCGCGACGCGGACTCCGGTGGATACCGGCGCTACGCCTGGACCGGGCCCGACGCCGACTGCCGGGCGTGGTTCAAGGAGCAGGCCGAGGGCCGCGGGCTCGCCTACGAGGTCGACCGGAACGGGAACCAGTGGGCCTGGCTCGGCGACCCCGCCGCCGGGGACGCCGTGGTCACCGGCTCGCACCTGGACTCGGTGCCGGACGGAGGGGCCTTCGACGGGCCCCTCGGGGTCGTGTCCTCCTTCGCCGCCCTCGATGAACTGCTGCGCGGGGGAGCGCGGTTCACCAAGCCGCTCGCCATCGTCAACTTCGGCGACGAGGAGGGCGCCCGGTTCGGCCTCGCCTGTGTCGGCTCCCGGCTGACCTCGGGCGCGCTGACCGTCGCGGACGCGCACCGGCTCACCGACGGGGACGGCGTCAGCCTGCCCCGCGCCATGGCCGCCGCCGGGTACGACCCGGAGGCCATCGGGCCCGACCCCGAACGGCTGGCCCGGATCGGCGCCTTCGTCGAACTGCACGTCGAACAGGGCCGCGCGCTGGACCTGTCCGGCGACCGGGTGGGCATCGCCAGCGCCATCTGGCCGCACGGTCGCTGGCGGTTCGACTTCCGGGGCGAGGCCAACCACGCCGGCACCACCCGCCTCGCCGACCGCCGCGACCCGATGCTGTCGTACGCCGAGACCGTGCTCGCCGCCCGCCGCGAGGCCGAACTCGCCGGTGCCGTCGCCACCTTCGGGAAGATCGCGGTGGACCCGAACGGCGTCAACGCGATCCCCTCGCGGGTGCGCGGCTGGCTCGACTCCCGCGCCGCCGACCAGGAGACCCTGGACACGGTGGTCGGCGGCATCGAGAAGGCGGCCCGGGAGTACGCGGACGCGCACGGCGTGGACCTGGACGTCGTACGGGAGTCCTTCACGCCCGTCGTGGAGTTCGACCACGCGCTGCGCGACGAACTGGGCCGCATCCTGGGCCGGGACACCGGCCTCAGCGTGCCCGTCCTCGGCACCGGCGCCGGACACGACGCAGGGATCCTCTCGGGGAGCATCCCCACCGCCATGCTGTTCGTGCGCAACCCCACCGGCGTCTCGCACTCCCCGGCCGAGTCCGCGGCCGAGGACGACTGCGTGGCCGGGGTGGCGGCGCTCGCCGACGTACTGGAAGGGCTGGCCTGTTGACCAGGGCGACGTACTGGCTGGAGCACGCCTGGCTCGGCGACCGTGTCGAGCCGGGGGTGCTGGTCGAGACCGCGGCCGGGCGGATCGCTGCCGTGCGCACCGAGGTGCCCGTCCCGCCGCCCGGCGCCGAGGCCCTGCGCGGACTGACCCTGCCCGGACTGGCGAACGCCCACAGCCACGCCTTCCACCGGGCGCTGCGCGGCACCGTCCAGGTCGGCAGCGGCACCTTCTGGACCTGGCGCGAGGTGATGTACTCCGTCGCCGACCGGCTGACCCCGGACACCTACCACGCGCTCGCCCGCGCCGTGTACGCCGAGATGGCGCTGGCCGGCATCACCTGCGTCGGCGAGTTCCACTACGTGCACCACGCCCACGGCGGCACCCCCTACGCCGACCCCAACGCCATGGGCGAGGCGCTGATCGCGGCCGCCGCCGAGGCCGGCATCCGGATCACCCTCCTGGACACCTGCTATCTCGCGGCCGGTTTCGACCAGGCGCCCAACGCCCACCAGCTCCGCTTCTCCGACGGCAGCGCGCAGGCCTGGGCCGAACGCTGTGCAGTTCTCAAGGAACGGGATCACGCACGGATCGGGGCGGCGATCCACTCCGTACGGGCCGTGCCCGCCGACCAGTTGGCGACCGTGGCCCGCTGGGCCGAGGAGCGGCGGGCCCCGCTGCACGTCCACCTCTCGGAGCAGACCGCCGAGAACGACGCCTGCCTCGCCGCGCACGGCCGCACCCCCACCCGGCTGCTCGCCGACCACGGCGTCCTCGGACCGCGCACCACCGGGGTGCACAACACCCACCTCACCGACGAGGACATCGCCCTGCTCGGCGGCTCAAGCACCGGCACCTGCATGTGCCCGACCACCGAACGGGACCTCGCCGACGGCATCGGCCCGGCCGTCGCCCTCCAGCGGGCCGGGTCCCCGCTCTCCCTCGGCTCCGACAGCCACGCCGTCATCGACCTGCTCGAAGAGGCGCGGGCCATGGAGCTGGACGAGCGGCTGCGCAGCCGCACCCGGGGCCACTGGACGGCCGCCGCCCTGCTGCGGGCCGCCACCGCCGACGGGCACGCCGCCCTCGGCTGGGACGAGGCAGGACGCATCGAGCCGGGCGCGCTCGCCGACCTGACGACGATCGCCCTGGACTCGGTCAGGACCGCGGGCCCCGAGCCCCGGCTGGGCGCCGAGACGGCCGTATTCGCGGCGGGCGCGGCCGATGTACGGCATACGGTCGTGGGCGGCCGGCAGGTCGTACGCGACGGCGCGCACACGCTCGTACCGGACGTGCCCCGCGCGCTGGCCGCCGCCGTCGAAGCCCTGCGCTGAGCGCGCCGGACCCCGCGCCGACCCCCATCGCCCCCCACGAGGACGACACCATGAGCAGCAGCACCGCCATCACCGACATCGCCGCACTGGTCACCAACGATCCCTCCCTCGGCGACGGTTCCCCCCTCGGTCTGATCCAGGACGCGGCCGTCGTCATCGAGGGCGACCGCGTCACGTGGACCGGTGAATCAAGCAAAGCACCCGCCACTGACAACCGGGTCGACGCGGGCGGCCGGGCGGTGCTGCCGGGGTTCGTGGACTCCCACTCCCACCTGGTCTTCGCGGGGGACCGCACCCGGGAGTTCAACGCCCGGATGTCCGGCCGCGCCTACTCGGCGGGCGGCATCCGCACCACCGTCGCCGCCACCCGCGCCGCGAGCGACGCGGAACTGGCGGCCAACCTGACCCGCTACCTGGCCGAGGCGCTGCGGCAGGGCACCACCACCTTCGAGACCAAGTCGGGCTACGGCCTGACCGTCGAGGACGAGGCCCGCGCCCTGCGCATCGCGGCCGAGCACACCGACGAGGTGACGTACCTCGGCGCGCACATCGTCTCCCCGGACTACGCCGACGACCCGGCGGCCTACGTCGCGCTGGTCACCGGCGCGATGCTGGACGCCTGCGCGCCGCACGCCCGCTGGATCGACGTGTTCTGCGAGAAGGGCGCCTTCGACGGCGACCAGGCCCGCGCGATCCTCACCGCGGGCAAGGCGAAGGGCCTGCACCCGCGCATCCACGCCAACCAGCTCTCCCACGGCCCCGGCGTGCAGCTGGCCGTGGAGCTGGACGCGGCCAGCGCCGACCACTGCACCCACCTCACGGACGCGGACGTCGACGCCCTGGCGTGCGGCGGCACCGTGGCCACGCTGCTGCCCGGCGCCGAGTTCTCCACCCGCGCCGAGTGGCCCGACGCCCGCCGGCTGCTGGACGCGGGGGTCACCGTCGCCCTGTCCACGGACTGCAACCCGGGCTCGTCGTTCACCTCCTCCGTGCCCTTCTGCATCGCCCTGGCCGTCCGCGACATGGGCATGACCCCCGACGAGGCGGTCTGGTCCGCCACGGCGGGCGGCGCCGCGGCCCTGCGCCGTACCGACATCGGCCGCCTCACCCCCGGCGCCCGCGCCGACCTGACCCTCCTCGACGCCCCCAGCCACGTCCACCTCGCCTACCGTCCGGGCGTGCCGCTGGTCAGCGGGGTGTGGCGGAGCGGCGTACGGGTGGTCTGAGGCCCCGGGCAGGCGGCGGACACGCCGAAGCGGCCCGGCGGACACGCCGAAGCGGCCCGGACGGGGAGTCCGGGCCGCTTCGGCGTATCCGAGTGGGGGGAGGGACGGGTGCCGTCCCGGGGGTCACTCCTCCACCGTTAGTCCCTTGCGCAGCCGTACCAGCGTGCGGGACAGCAGGCGGGACACGTGCATCTGGGAGATGCCGAGTTCCTCGCCGATCTCCGACTGGGTCATGTTGGCCACGAACCGCAGCGAGAGGATCTTCCGGTCGCGCTGGGGCAGCCCGGCGATCAGGGGCTTGAGCGACTCGATGTACTCGATGCCCTCGATCCCGTGGTCCTCGTACCCGATGCGGTCCGCGAGCGCGCCCTCGGTCTCGTCCTCCTCGGGCTGGGCGTCCAGCGAGGAGGCGGTGTACGCGTTCGAGGCGGCCATGCCCTCGACGACCTCCTCCTTCGAGATGCCCAGGCGCTCGGCCAGCTCCGCGACGGTCGGCGCGCGGTCCAGCTTCTGGGCCAGCTCGTCCCCGGCCTTCGCCAGGTCGAGACGCAGCTCCTGGAGGCGGCGCGGTACGCGCACGGACCACGAGGTGTCGCGGAAGAACCGCTTGATCTCACCGATGATGGTGGGCATCGCGAAAGTGGGGAACTCGACACCGCGTGACAGCTCGAAGCGGTCGATCGCCTTGATCAGGCCGATGGTGCCGACCTGGATGATGTCCTCCATCGGCTCACTGCGGGAGCGGAAGCGGGAGGCGGCGAACTTGACGAGCGCGAGGTTCAGCTCGACCAGGGTGTTCCGGACGTACGCGTGCTCGTGCGTCCCTTCCTCCAGCGCCTCCAGGCGCTCGAAGAGGGTCTTGGACAGGGCCCGTGCGTCGACGGGGCCGACCTCGTCGTACGGGGGGATCTCCGGGAGTCCCTCGAAGGGGTCATGGAGATCGATGGGATGATCCAGTTGTACCGGTGGGGGTGTCGACGTCGCGGTCGGGGTAGACGAGGCGTCGAGCCGGGGTGACATGGGTGTCCTCCATCGTTCTCGGCATACGGCTGCCGAAGCCATCAGGTGCACTACGGAGTGCGGCGCCTCCAAAGCCGGCGTGTAGAAGTACGTGTCCTTACTAGCCCTATCGGCTTTGCCTGAGCGATCGCAAGTGCATTGTGTTCATGTATGTCCGATTATGTGAGGTTGTTCGGGTGCCGGACTGCGCCAGGAAGGCGTAATGTTCGAGGGCATCAGCAAGCCACGACCTCTGGAGAGAGACGGCATGGACCACGGGATGGTCGGCAGCGCACAGTCGGGCCGGCTTCTGGTGGAGGTGCGTGAAGAGGGCGCCAGCGCGGTTGTCACACCGGCGGGTGAGCTTGACCACCACACCGCCGATCTGCTGCGCGAACCCCTCGACGACCTCCTGGGCAAGGGATTCTCGCGGCTCGTGGTGGACTGCTCGCGCCTGGAGTTCTGTGACTCCACGGGGCTGAACGTCCTGCTCGGGGCCCGTTTGAAGGCGGAGGCCGCCGGTGGCGGCGTCCATCTGGCGGGAATGCAGCCCGTAGTCGCTCGCGTGTTCGAGATCACCGGAGCCGAGGCGGTCTTCACCGTCCACGACTCCGTCGCGGACGCCCTGGTCGGGGAGGGTGACGGCGCCGACTGAGCCCGCGATCGCGCGCGGCCGGGTGCGGTACCCGTGGGCCCCACGAAGACGGGGGTGTTCCGGCGCCCGGGTCGGGCAGGAGAGATGCTGACGACCATCCACCGTCAAGGCGGCGTCGCCGCGCTCCGGGTGTGACATATCCGCGCGTGTGCGACGGGCTCGACCGGGCAGGAACCTGCCCGGGCAGGGCGGCCGCGAACAGGAGTGCGAGGCGTCATGCTACGGGCGGACGGGGGCTGATATGCGGATGACGGAACGGACGACGGGGCGGCGCTGCCGACGACGGACGGACCGACCGGTGCTGGGAAGCACCGGACTGTTTAATCGTGAACTGGTGATTCGGTGAGGTGAAGCGCTGATGAGCACCACCCGGCCCTACCCGCCGGGCGACCGCGGCCATGAGCCCAGCGGCGCTTCCGGGGTGTCCGGGTCCTCCGGGGAGGACGCGCCGGCCGGCGCTGCCATGGCGTCCGTGACGGGCGCGGCCGCGCCGCCGTCCCCGACGGACACCGGCGGCGCGGAGACGCCGCGGGGCCGGCAGGTCCGCAGACTCGGCCTCGAGGGGGCCAGCGGCGTCGTCCCGCTCGCCCGTGACTTCACCCGGCAGGCGCTGTACGACTGGGGCTGGCTGCCCGCCGCGGGCGCGGAACAGCGGGCCGCGGCGGAGGACGTGCTGCTCGTCGTCTCCGAGCTCGTCACCAACGCCTGCCTGCACGCCGAGGGCCCCGACGAGCTCGCCCTCGTCTGCGACAACAAGGTGATCCGCCTGGAGGTCACCGACCGCGGCGCCGGCCAGCCGGCTCCCCGCACCCCGCATCGCGCCGGCCGCCCCGGCGGCCACGGCATGTTCATCGTCCAGCGCCTGTGCCTGGACTGGGGTGTGGTGCGCGCCGAGGGCCGCCCCGGCAAGACGGTGTGGGCGGAGCTGGGCGCCCCGGCCTGACCCGGTCGACCGGCACGCCGCCCGACTCGTCGGGCGGCACGGCGGGCGGCCCCGAT is a genomic window of Streptomyces sp. WP-1 containing:
- a CDS encoding ATP-binding protein — translated: MSTTRPYPPGDRGHEPSGASGVSGSSGEDAPAGAAMASVTGAAAPPSPTDTGGAETPRGRQVRRLGLEGASGVVPLARDFTRQALYDWGWLPAAGAEQRAAAEDVLLVVSELVTNACLHAEGPDELALVCDNKVIRLEVTDRGAGQPAPRTPHRAGRPGGHGMFIVQRLCLDWGVVRAEGRPGKTVWAELGAPA